TGCCGGGACGCGACTTGAGCTCCCGGACGAAGGCGACGGGGTCCTCTCGGACGATGTGCACGCGCGGATCCGAGCTCTCCTTCAGGGTGCGAGAGAAGACGTAGGTCTCCAGGGAGGGATAGGGGTCCGTGATCCCCATCTTGAGCGCGGGCTCGTAGGTGCCGCGGCCCATCAACACCGTGTCGTACTCGGACAACAGGGACTGGAAGTAGTCCATCACGTGCTCGGGCGAGAGGTCCGCGGGGAAGAAGTCGACCGAGTCGTCCTCGCGGGCGATGAAGCCGTCGAGCGTCGTGGCCACGTGGTACTTGAGCTTGCGCATCTGGGATTGCATAGGAACTCCGTCCGCGCGGAATGCACGGCGGCAAGAGACAATGAAGGAAGGGGGGCGGGTCTCCGCTCCTCGCATGCACACGGCACGACACACCTGCCGGGCGTGACAGACAGCATCACACCCGAGGGTCGCTTCACGGAGCGGAGGTCTTCAGCGAAGGGAGCTCATGGACGACACGGCTTCCCGTGTCGGAGCGGAAGCTCTCACGGGCACGCGCGGGAGACAAGCATCTCCTTCACCGCTGTCTCGTGGCGAACGGCCCCGCTGTCCGTTGCCGCCCCGGGCATGGACGGCCAGCTTGTCCCTTCGGGACTGGCGAGGGAGGGGAACATGGCAGGCACTCAACGGTTGCGCGGGCCCACGTGGGTCGCGGGGCTCATCGTCGCGCTCTCGATGGTGGCGAGCGCGGCGCCCCAGGAGGCCCGACGTGAGGAGGCCCCGCGTGGATACGGGGATGTCCGCGCGTATATCTCGCGCAACTGGGACGTGCTGACCCGCTCCCTGGAGACGTGCGAGGTGCTGGTGGATCCCAAGGTCCCGGAGCGCTCCGTGCTCTACCTGCCCAGGGATCTGCCCGAGCCCGCCTCGGTCCAGCAACTGCGCCAGAAATGTCCCCAGGTGCGGATCCAGCGTCTGCCCTCGCTCATCACCGGGCCCGGCCAGACGGACGTGCAGGCGATCGATCCCCCGGGACTGCTCTTCCTGGAGCATCCGTATGTCGTGCCCGGCGGCATGTTCAACGAGATGTATGGCTGGGACAGCTACTTCATCCTCCGCGGGCTGCTGCGCGATGGGCGGCGGGAGCTGGCCCAGGGCATGGTGCGCAACTTCTTCTTCGAGCTCCAGCACTACGGGGGCGTGCTCAACGCCAACCGCACCTACTACCTCACCCGTTCCCAGCCGCCCTTCCTCACCTCGATGGTGCTGGCGGTCCACGACTCGCTCGGAGAGGCGGAGAAGCGTGCGTGGTTGACCGAGGCCCTGCCCTACCTGGTCCGCGACTACGAGATGTGGGTGAAGGGAGAGCACCTGGCCGGGGACACGGGGCTGTCGCGCTACTTCGATTTCGGCGAGGGGCCCGTGCCCGAGCTCGACACGCACGCCCGCTACTACCGCGATGTCGTGGGGTACTTCGTGAGCCACCCCGAGGCCGGCCAGCCCTATCTGCGCGAGGTGGATCCGGACAAGCGGGAGGCGACCGGAACGAGCCCCGTGTTCACCCTGCAGGTGTGTGAGCGGGACGTCGGGACGACGAGTTGCACGGCCATGAAGTCCTTCGTGCTCACGCAGGACTACTACAAGGGAGATCGCAGCATGCGCGAGTCGGGCTTCGACGTCTCCTTCCACCAAGGGCCCTTCAACGCGAGCACGCACCACTATGCGCCGGTGGACCTCAACAGCCTGCTGTACAAGACGGAGACGGACCTGGAGCGCATCACCACGTTGCTGGGCCGCCCCGCTGAAGCACGGGGATGGAAGGAGCGCGCCGCCCGGCGCCGGGAGCTGGTGAACCGGTACCTGTGGGACGCCCAGCGGGGCATGTACTTCGACTACGACTTCGTGGCCGGCAAGCGCTCGACCTACGAGTACGCGACGACCTTCTATCCACTCTGGGCGGGGCTGGCGTCTCCCGAGCAGGCGCGAGCCGTGGCGGGCAAGCTCTCCCGCTTCGAGCAGCCTGGCGGCGTGGCGATGAGCCGCCAGGAGACGCTCACCCAGTGGGATTACCCCTATGGATGGGCTCCCATCCAGCTCCTCACCATCGAGGGGCTCCGCCGCTACGGGCAGGGCCCGGAGGCTGACCGGCTCTCCCGGAAGTTCCTCGACACGGTCGCCGAGAACTTCCGCCGCGATGGGACCATCCGCGAGAAGTACAACCTGGTGACGCGCTCCTCCGAGGTGAAGATCTCCGCTGGCTATGTGGAGAACGTCGTCGGCTTCGGGTGGACCAACGGCGTCTTCCTGGAGCTGCAGCACGGGCTCCAACAGCAGGAGCCCGCGCGCCGCGTGGGACGCAAGCCGCCCCCCCCGCGGCGGGAGCAGCGGCCGTCCCAGGCGCCCTGAGGCTTCCGCCCGAGGGCGCCAGGTCACGGCTCCAGCGGGCTGGCCCGGTTCTGCGGTTGACGGCTGGGGCGCAGCACGAAGTCCTGGGAATTGTCATTCGAGTCGAAGGCGTTGCCCTGGAAGGCATGGGCACCGGTCTCCATGGAGCTGGCCGTGGAGTCACGCCAGGCCTTGCGCTCGAAGCTGCCGTTCGCGCTGGGGAGCGTGGGGAAGGCACTCCCCTCGGGCGCATTGGCCGGTCCGTAGCCCACCGTGTCCACCGCCAGGGGATCCGTGGGCGAGGAGCCGACGCCCGTCCTGCCGAGCCGCACGTGGCCGCCATTGCTCGCGTTCGCCCCCAGATTCAGGGAGCCGCCCCAGTTGGCATCCCCGGCCGCCGGCCCGGTGTAGCCAGCCGCCACCACCAGGAAGTAGCCATGGGCGGCGATCCTCGAGCCCGCGGGCAGGACGTACGAGGCGTAGGAGGTCCCCGTGCCGCTCTTGTACTGGACCTTCCAGCCGGACAGATCCACTTCGGCACTGGTGGGGTTGTAGAGCTCGATGAACTCGTCACTCGCCCCTCCCGGGCCCTGAGGGGCGAATTCGCTGATGACCACGTGGTCCGTGGTGGGCGGCGCCAGCACCTCGATGGAAACCGAGAGCGACTGACTCCCGAGCGTGGTGATGACCTGGCCGTTGCCACTCAGGCTCGAGGAGGCGGTGAACATGAACACGGCGGAGAGCTGATGCGCCGGGATGAGCACCTCGGAGGGCACCATGCCGAGCTCCGCGGGCGACACCGACAGGGACACCACCGTGTCGGTCTCGGGCGGAACATCCAGCATGACGGAACAGCGCGCCGTCCCGCCCCGCGCCACCGTGGTGCGCTCACACGCCATGACGAGCAGTTGGGAGGCCTGGTCCCCGGCGAGCACGTTCATCGTGGTGGTCATCGAGAGGCCATCGAGCGTGGCCGTCAGCCATGTGTCACCGGTGTGCCCTCCCTCCTCGGAGAGATCGACATTCACCCAGAGCGGCGCGGAGCTCTGACCGGCGGGGATGAGCACACCTCCCAGGGGGATGAGCACCCCGGGATTGGAGGACGTCACCGGGACGAACGTGTCCACTTCGGCCGGCAGGCTCAACTTCACGAGGATCTCCCCGGGGAACGTGGGGCCGGCGTAGCCATCCCGCACGAAGGCCTGGTCCGGCGCGCCGAATTCCAAGAGGAACGGAGTCGTGTCGGCCACCAGGTCGCCGCTGGAGCGCGGCTCCAGCTTGGAGTTGTTGTTGCGC
The sequence above is drawn from the Archangium gephyra genome and encodes:
- a CDS encoding dihydrofolate reductase family protein translates to MQSQMRKLKYHVATTLDGFIAREDDSVDFFPADLSPEHVMDYFQSLLSEYDTVLMGRGTYEPALKMGITDPYPSLETYVFSRTLKESSDPRVHIVREDPVAFVRELKSRPGTQTDMSRAVRAAKMSVPKDIYLCGGGPLAAALFDAGLVDEVIVKLNPVLLGAGKTLAPHLARKAELELLSTKAYRNGVVLLQYAVKR
- a CDS encoding trehalase family glycosidase; translated protein: MAGTQRLRGPTWVAGLIVALSMVASAAPQEARREEAPRGYGDVRAYISRNWDVLTRSLETCEVLVDPKVPERSVLYLPRDLPEPASVQQLRQKCPQVRIQRLPSLITGPGQTDVQAIDPPGLLFLEHPYVVPGGMFNEMYGWDSYFILRGLLRDGRRELAQGMVRNFFFELQHYGGVLNANRTYYLTRSQPPFLTSMVLAVHDSLGEAEKRAWLTEALPYLVRDYEMWVKGEHLAGDTGLSRYFDFGEGPVPELDTHARYYRDVVGYFVSHPEAGQPYLREVDPDKREATGTSPVFTLQVCERDVGTTSCTAMKSFVLTQDYYKGDRSMRESGFDVSFHQGPFNASTHHYAPVDLNSLLYKTETDLERITTLLGRPAEARGWKERAARRRELVNRYLWDAQRGMYFDYDFVAGKRSTYEYATTFYPLWAGLASPEQARAVAGKLSRFEQPGGVAMSRQETLTQWDYPYGWAPIQLLTIEGLRRYGQGPEADRLSRKFLDTVAENFRRDGTIREKYNLVTRSSEVKISAGYVENVVGFGWTNGVFLELQHGLQQQEPARRVGRKPPPPRREQRPSQAP